The proteins below come from a single Cystobacter ferrugineus genomic window:
- a CDS encoding response regulator — protein MNGESLGRPIEILLVEDNPGDVRLTIEALKEGKVSNRLSVARDGVEALAFLRREGPHANAPRPDLILLDLNLPRRDGREVLADIKADARLRRIPVVVLTTSKAEEDILRTYDLHANCYINKPVDLDQFISVVRSIDDFWLSVVRLPGGD, from the coding sequence ATGAACGGCGAAAGTCTTGGACGTCCCATCGAAATCCTCCTCGTGGAGGACAACCCCGGCGACGTGCGGCTGACGATCGAGGCCCTCAAGGAGGGCAAGGTGAGCAACCGCCTCTCCGTCGCGCGCGATGGGGTGGAGGCGCTCGCCTTCCTGCGCCGCGAGGGGCCGCACGCCAATGCCCCGCGGCCGGACCTCATCCTGTTGGACCTGAACCTGCCGCGCCGGGACGGGCGCGAGGTGCTGGCGGACATCAAGGCGGATGCCAGGCTGCGCCGCATCCCCGTGGTGGTGCTCACCACGAGCAAGGCGGAGGAGGACATCCTGCGCACCTACGATCTGCACGCCAACTGCTACATCAACAAGCCGGTGGATCTGGACCAGTTCATCTCCGTGGTGCGCTCCATCGATGACTTCTGGCTCTCCGTGGTGCGGTTGCCCGGAGGAGATTGA
- a CDS encoding GAF domain-containing protein: MNAPEQHAPEVPSLASSGPEGESLFRQMAETIPQLVWTTRPDGYHDYFNQRWYDYTGMKPGDTDGEGWQLPFHPDDVPEARRRWQHSLRTGEPYEVEYRCRRHDGAYRWFIGRAQPVRDAEGRILKWFGTSTDIDDQKRAVDAMRILAEASSLLVSPLEYEATLDALTKLAVPRLADWCTLRMIGENGMLQLHGVAHVAPEKVALAWELNRRYPPDPHATSGVYEVIRTGRPEWVPSITEETLAKATRDVEHLRIVRELGLRSSVTVPLKARGRVLGALQLVAAESNRGFSAEDVSLFEQLAERAALAVDNARLYREAQLSLRRKEEEQRVSETLHRMGLSLASELEPVRLIKSVTDAGVSLTGASFGAFLDKRVEENGEPSRLSTLPLPRSTPLFAPTFRGEPSLLLDDVTRHPEYGKSTPFQSLSAKHLPVRSFLGVPVKGRSGEVLGGLFFVHPEPGRFTRVHAQLAEGIAAQAAVALDNARLYTSARQAEERFRSLINATAQAVWVTRPDGLVLEDSPSWREFTGQTYEEYRGFGWLGVVHPDDQERVRRGWEAGRALKKPYEVEMRVRRKEGGYSTLLSRAVPLFSAPGEVREWVGTSLDVTAQRLAEESSRRLESAQRTRQLESLGARVSEVLSQEVPPERMMQECAEVMTRCLPLFPLAQLWAWDRQAKLLRLKGHAGPSVPTSAQADRLELGQGIAGQVGQSRQLLYSNDTQRHPAVARARDWLEAQGLLSFVGIPLQVRGQLVGVFTLFGMQPLEEEMLITLSTVAEAMSQGLERRRAELALQAHATELARSNEELQQFAYVASHDLQEPLRMVTSYTQLLARRYKGRLDSDADEFIAFAVDGVNRMQRLIQDLLAYSRVGTKGHEFKPVEAGQALEQAIANLKTLVDETGATITQGPLPRVMADDTQLTQLFQNLVGNALKFRGPAPTRVRVDAERQGDSWRFTVTDNGIGIEPQYFERIFVIFQRLHNKEDYPGTGIGLAICKKIVERHGGRIGVESHPGQGTVFWFTLPALPSLPVNKGPTA, from the coding sequence CGAGGGCGAGTCCCTCTTCCGGCAGATGGCCGAGACCATCCCCCAGCTCGTGTGGACGACCCGGCCCGACGGTTACCACGACTACTTCAACCAGCGTTGGTACGACTACACCGGGATGAAGCCGGGAGACACGGACGGCGAGGGCTGGCAACTGCCCTTCCATCCCGATGACGTGCCGGAGGCGCGGCGGCGCTGGCAACACTCGCTGCGCACCGGCGAGCCCTATGAAGTGGAGTACCGCTGCCGACGCCACGATGGCGCGTACCGCTGGTTCATCGGACGAGCCCAGCCGGTGCGCGACGCCGAGGGCCGCATCCTCAAGTGGTTCGGCACCAGCACCGACATCGATGACCAGAAGCGGGCCGTGGACGCGATGCGGATCCTCGCCGAGGCGAGTTCCCTGCTGGTGTCTCCATTGGAATACGAGGCCACGCTCGACGCGCTCACCAAACTCGCGGTGCCCCGGCTCGCGGACTGGTGCACCCTGCGCATGATCGGCGAGAACGGCATGCTGCAACTGCACGGTGTCGCGCACGTGGCCCCGGAGAAGGTGGCGCTCGCCTGGGAGCTCAACCGGCGCTACCCCCCGGATCCCCACGCCACCTCGGGCGTCTACGAGGTCATCCGCACCGGGCGCCCGGAGTGGGTTCCCTCCATCACCGAGGAGACGCTGGCGAAGGCCACGCGGGACGTGGAGCACCTGCGCATCGTGCGCGAGCTGGGCCTGCGCTCGTCCGTGACGGTGCCCCTCAAGGCCCGGGGCCGCGTCCTGGGGGCCCTCCAGCTCGTCGCCGCCGAGTCCAACCGGGGCTTCTCCGCCGAGGACGTCTCGCTCTTCGAGCAGCTCGCCGAGCGCGCCGCCCTGGCCGTGGACAACGCGCGCCTCTATCGCGAGGCGCAGCTCTCCTTGCGGCGCAAGGAGGAGGAGCAGCGCGTCTCCGAGACGCTCCACCGCATGGGCCTGTCGCTCGCCTCGGAGCTGGAGCCCGTCCGGCTCATCAAGAGCGTCACCGACGCGGGGGTGTCCCTCACGGGCGCGTCCTTTGGCGCCTTCCTCGACAAGCGCGTGGAGGAGAACGGAGAGCCCTCCCGGCTCTCCACGCTGCCCCTGCCGCGGAGCACCCCCCTGTTCGCGCCCACCTTCCGCGGTGAGCCCTCCCTTCTGCTCGACGATGTGACGCGGCATCCGGAGTACGGCAAGAGCACCCCCTTCCAGAGCCTGTCCGCCAAACACCTGCCCGTGCGCAGCTTTCTCGGGGTGCCCGTGAAGGGCCGCTCGGGCGAGGTGCTGGGGGGGTTGTTCTTCGTCCATCCCGAGCCGGGGCGCTTCACCCGGGTGCATGCCCAGCTCGCCGAGGGCATCGCGGCGCAGGCCGCCGTGGCGCTGGACAACGCGCGCCTGTACACGAGCGCGCGCCAGGCCGAGGAGCGCTTCCGCTCGCTCATCAACGCCACCGCCCAGGCCGTGTGGGTGACGCGTCCGGATGGGCTGGTGCTCGAGGACTCGCCCTCGTGGCGCGAGTTCACCGGGCAGACGTACGAGGAGTACCGGGGCTTTGGCTGGCTGGGCGTCGTGCACCCCGATGACCAGGAGCGGGTGCGGCGGGGTTGGGAGGCGGGGCGGGCGCTCAAGAAGCCCTACGAGGTGGAGATGCGCGTGCGCCGCAAGGAGGGCGGCTATTCGACCCTCTTGTCGCGCGCCGTGCCCCTGTTCTCGGCCCCGGGCGAGGTGCGCGAGTGGGTGGGCACGAGCCTGGACGTCACCGCCCAGCGCCTCGCGGAGGAGTCCTCGCGCCGGCTGGAGAGCGCGCAGCGCACCCGTCAGCTCGAGTCGCTGGGCGCCCGGGTGAGCGAGGTGCTCTCCCAGGAGGTTCCGCCCGAGCGGATGATGCAGGAGTGCGCCGAGGTGATGACGCGCTGTCTGCCCCTGTTCCCGCTCGCGCAGCTCTGGGCGTGGGACCGGCAGGCGAAGCTCTTGCGGCTCAAGGGGCACGCGGGGCCGTCCGTCCCGACCTCCGCCCAGGCGGATCGGCTGGAGCTGGGCCAGGGCATCGCGGGACAGGTGGGCCAGAGCCGTCAGCTCTTGTACTCCAACGACACGCAGCGCCACCCGGCCGTGGCGCGCGCACGCGACTGGTTGGAGGCGCAGGGGCTGCTGTCCTTCGTGGGCATTCCCCTGCAGGTGCGCGGGCAGCTCGTGGGCGTGTTCACCCTCTTCGGGATGCAGCCGCTGGAGGAGGAGATGCTCATCACCCTGTCCACGGTGGCGGAGGCGATGTCCCAGGGGCTCGAGCGCCGCCGCGCCGAGCTGGCCCTGCAGGCCCACGCCACGGAGCTGGCGCGCTCCAACGAGGAGTTGCAGCAGTTCGCCTACGTGGCCTCGCACGACCTGCAGGAACCCCTGCGCATGGTGACCAGCTACACGCAGCTTCTGGCGAGGCGCTACAAGGGGCGGCTGGATTCGGATGCGGACGAGTTCATCGCCTTCGCGGTGGATGGCGTCAACCGCATGCAGCGGCTCATCCAGGACCTGCTCGCCTACTCGCGCGTGGGCACCAAGGGCCACGAGTTCAAGCCCGTGGAGGCGGGTCAGGCGCTGGAGCAGGCGATCGCCAACCTCAAGACGCTGGTGGACGAGACGGGGGCCACCATCACCCAGGGCCCGCTGCCGCGGGTGATGGCGGACGACACCCAGCTCACCCAGCTCTTCCAGAACCTGGTGGGCAACGCGCTGAAGTTCCGGGGGCCGGCGCCCACGCGCGTCCGGGTGGACGCCGAGCGCCAGGGCGACTCGTGGCGCTTCACCGTGACGGACAACGGCATCGGCATCGAGCCGCAGTACTTCGAGCGCATCTTCGTCATCTTCCAGCGCCTGCATAACAAGGAGGACTACCCCGGCACGGGCATCGGGCTCGCCATCTGCAAGAAGATCGTCGAGCGCCACGGTGGCCGCATCGGGGTGGAGTCCCACCCCGGCCAGGGCACGGTCTTCTGGTTCACCCTGCCCGCGCTTCCCTCCCTCCCCGTGAACAAGGGGCCGACCGCATGA
- a CDS encoding ATP-binding response regulator, translating to MSMDDGRVLRLLLVEDNPGDARLLKEELDRVTSVRFDVRHVMRMAEAEAQVGEPGLDAVLLDLSLPDGQGLSNIERMVQAAPTLPLVVLTGTDDDELAMRAVHAGAQDYLVKGQVTGPLLVRALRYAIERKRVEEGLKREEAARQTALFREQFLGILGHDLRNPLQAITGNAALLLRYGGLSEPQRKAVHRISNSAERMARMIGDLLDFTRTRLGGGYTLQRTEMNVHDVLRQVVEELEVAHPGRKFELNVSGTGWGAWDMGRIAQAASNLVGNAVQYSPEDSVVRVSACDEGEGVRVEVRNGGPPIPAERMPHIFDPFVRGSEVSRARTGLGLGLYITHEIVKAHGGTLQVRSTEAEGTCFWMNLPRRAPSPSLGSSAEGLAGI from the coding sequence ATGAGCATGGACGATGGGCGCGTGTTGCGGCTGCTCCTGGTGGAGGACAACCCGGGAGATGCCCGGCTTCTGAAGGAAGAGCTCGACCGGGTGACGTCCGTGCGGTTCGACGTGCGCCACGTCATGCGCATGGCGGAGGCCGAGGCGCAGGTAGGAGAGCCCGGTCTGGACGCGGTGCTGTTGGACCTGTCGCTGCCGGATGGACAGGGGTTGTCCAACATCGAGCGCATGGTGCAGGCGGCGCCCACGCTGCCCCTGGTGGTGCTCACCGGCACGGATGACGACGAGCTCGCCATGCGCGCGGTGCACGCGGGCGCGCAGGACTACCTCGTGAAGGGGCAGGTGACGGGGCCGCTGCTCGTGCGCGCGCTGCGCTACGCCATCGAGCGCAAGCGCGTGGAGGAGGGGCTCAAGCGCGAGGAGGCCGCGCGCCAGACGGCGCTGTTCCGCGAGCAGTTCCTCGGCATCCTCGGGCACGATCTGCGCAACCCCCTGCAGGCCATCACCGGCAACGCCGCGCTGCTCCTGCGCTACGGCGGGCTGTCCGAGCCCCAGCGCAAGGCCGTCCACCGCATCTCCAACTCCGCGGAGCGCATGGCGCGGATGATTGGAGATCTGCTCGACTTCACGCGCACGCGCCTGGGCGGGGGCTACACCTTGCAGCGCACGGAGATGAACGTGCACGACGTGCTGCGGCAGGTGGTGGAGGAGTTGGAGGTGGCGCATCCGGGGCGCAAGTTCGAGCTGAACGTGTCCGGCACCGGCTGGGGCGCGTGGGACATGGGCCGCATCGCCCAGGCGGCCTCCAACCTGGTGGGCAACGCGGTGCAGTACTCCCCCGAGGACAGCGTGGTGCGGGTGAGCGCGTGCGACGAGGGCGAGGGCGTGCGGGTGGAGGTGCGCAATGGCGGCCCGCCCATCCCCGCCGAGCGGATGCCTCACATCTTCGATCCCTTCGTGCGCGGCTCCGAGGTGTCCCGGGCCCGCACGGGGCTGGGGCTCGGGCTCTACATCACCCATGAAATCGTGAAGGCGCACGGGGGCACCTTGCAGGTGCGCTCCACGGAGGCCGAGGGCACGTGTTTCTGGATGAACCTGCCGCGTCGGGCGCCCTCACCTTCGCTCGGCTCTTCGGCCGAGGGGCTGGCGGGCATCTGA